The Catenuloplanes niger genome includes a window with the following:
- a CDS encoding FAD-binding oxidoreductase, giving the protein MKHLSASRRTVLGGGVALGTAALLAACGAGTAPAPARLLRPGDPGYRAEVSPFNPNQIPRPGTVVRARTADDVRDAVRDAAARRAPVGVLATGHQPSAPIGEDAVLISTRAMRGVTIDAGRMAARVEAGALWGHTLTASLGQRLVPLHGSTGTVGVVGYTLGGGLSPLLGRVHGYAADHVVAIDVVGADGELRTVTAGSDPELFFGLRGGKSNFGIVTAMEFGLFPVPPLYGGAIMFGGADGARVLHAYREWVRTVPETMSSSVALLRLPDLPQVPEPLRGKLVTTVRIAFTGPAGEGAALVAPLRAAATPLIDQVAEMPWSGYAAIHSDPTTPTPAYERTALLRELSADAVDALFTAAGPDAPAPVTAVEIRHLGGALARPPQAESAVSHRDAAFTLFVAGVGSPEQAGHLREAAAGIVRAMQPWSTGGMYLNFMNTDDTSTDSVRRAYRPEVYDRLLTLKKRVDPDNMFRLNHNIVS; this is encoded by the coding sequence ATGAAGCACTTGTCTGCCAGCCGCCGCACCGTGCTGGGCGGCGGCGTCGCTCTGGGTACCGCGGCGTTGCTCGCCGCCTGCGGGGCCGGGACCGCTCCGGCCCCGGCCCGGCTGCTACGGCCCGGCGATCCCGGATACCGGGCCGAGGTCAGCCCGTTCAACCCGAACCAGATCCCGCGTCCCGGCACGGTCGTGCGGGCCCGGACCGCGGACGACGTGCGTGACGCCGTGCGTGACGCCGCCGCCCGGCGCGCACCGGTCGGCGTGCTGGCCACCGGTCACCAGCCGTCCGCGCCGATCGGCGAGGACGCGGTGCTGATCAGCACCCGGGCGATGCGCGGGGTGACGATCGACGCCGGCCGTATGGCCGCCCGGGTCGAGGCAGGCGCCTTGTGGGGCCACACCCTCACCGCGTCGCTGGGGCAGCGGCTGGTCCCGCTGCACGGTTCGACCGGGACGGTCGGCGTGGTCGGGTACACGCTGGGAGGCGGGCTCAGCCCGCTGCTGGGCCGGGTGCACGGCTACGCCGCCGATCACGTGGTCGCGATCGACGTCGTCGGCGCGGACGGCGAACTGCGGACGGTCACCGCGGGCAGCGACCCGGAGCTGTTCTTCGGGCTGCGCGGCGGCAAGAGCAACTTCGGCATCGTGACGGCGATGGAGTTCGGCCTGTTCCCGGTGCCGCCGCTCTACGGCGGGGCGATCATGTTCGGTGGCGCGGACGGCGCCCGGGTGCTGCACGCCTACCGGGAGTGGGTCCGCACGGTGCCGGAGACCATGTCGTCGTCGGTGGCGCTGCTGCGCCTGCCGGACCTGCCCCAGGTCCCGGAACCGCTGCGCGGCAAGCTGGTCACCACCGTCCGCATCGCGTTCACCGGGCCGGCCGGTGAGGGCGCCGCGCTGGTCGCACCGTTGCGTGCGGCGGCTACACCGCTCATCGACCAGGTCGCGGAGATGCCCTGGTCCGGGTACGCCGCCATCCACAGCGACCCGACCACGCCCACGCCCGCCTACGAGCGGACCGCACTGCTGCGCGAGCTGAGCGCGGACGCGGTCGACGCGCTGTTCACGGCCGCCGGCCCGGACGCGCCGGCACCGGTCACCGCGGTCGAGATCCGGCACCTCGGTGGCGCGCTCGCCAGGCCGCCGCAGGCGGAGAGCGCAGTCTCGCACCGGGACGCCGCGTTCACGCTGTTCGTGGCCGGCGTCGGAAGCCCGGAGCAGGCCGGTCACCTGAGGGAGGCCGCGGCCGGCATCGTGCGGGCGATGCAGCCGTGGAGCACCGGCGGGATGTACCTCAACTTCATGAACACCGACGACACGTCCACGGACTCGGTGCGCCGGGCGTACCGGCCTGAGGTGTACGACCGGCTGCTGACGCTGAAGAAGCGGGTCGACCCGGACAACATGTTCCGGCTCAATCACAACATCGTGAGCTGA
- a CDS encoding FAD-binding oxidoreductase, with product MNNSSAGRPALSRRAVLGAGVTVGATAAIAAVAPGTAVAGPGRATPFGRGDLPTGVRGAVLLPGDPGYDAAVSPFNLNQIPRPGVVFAAAAATDVQAAVRFAAGRRAPAGVLATGHQPSVPIGPDAVLVSTRAMRGVHIDPRRRTARVEAGALWDDVVTASLKHGLAPLNGSTGTVGVVGYTLGGGLSPTIGRKYGYAADHVRGIDLVSADGRLRTVTAQSDRELFFGLRGGKSNFGIVTALEFDLFPVTTLYGGAIIFDGRDAGRLLHAYRRWVRTVPDAMSSSVALLRLPDLPQVPTALRGKLVASLRISYTGRPDTGAALVRPLRAVAVPMIDSVAEMPYAAFPAIHGDPTTPTPAYERTGLLRELGADTVDALLSIAGPGRDVPLAAVEIRHLGGALARPPRHPNAVSHRDAAFTLFMAGVGGPEAAPVIRKAAADVVRVLRPWSTGGMYVNFMNTDDTSDRSVRSAYRPDVYRRLEALKRRVDPRNTFRLNHNIKPC from the coding sequence ATGAACAACTCTTCAGCCGGCCGGCCGGCGCTGAGCCGCCGCGCCGTCCTCGGCGCCGGCGTCACCGTGGGCGCCACGGCCGCGATCGCCGCGGTCGCACCCGGCACCGCCGTCGCCGGCCCCGGAAGGGCCACGCCGTTCGGCCGGGGCGACCTGCCGACGGGCGTGCGGGGCGCGGTACTGCTACCCGGCGATCCCGGCTACGACGCCGCGGTCAGCCCGTTCAACCTCAACCAGATCCCGCGCCCGGGGGTCGTCTTCGCCGCGGCCGCCGCCACCGACGTGCAGGCCGCGGTCCGGTTCGCAGCCGGCCGGCGCGCGCCGGCCGGCGTCCTCGCCACCGGTCACCAGCCGTCCGTCCCGATCGGACCGGATGCGGTGCTGGTGTCCACCAGAGCGATGCGCGGGGTGCACATCGATCCGCGGCGGCGTACCGCGCGGGTCGAGGCCGGCGCGCTCTGGGACGACGTGGTCACCGCGTCGCTGAAGCACGGTCTCGCCCCGTTGAACGGGTCCACGGGCACGGTCGGGGTCGTCGGTTACACGCTCGGCGGCGGTCTCAGCCCCACGATCGGCCGGAAGTACGGGTACGCCGCAGATCACGTGCGCGGCATCGACCTGGTCAGCGCGGACGGCCGGCTGCGGACCGTCACCGCGCAGAGCGACCGGGAGCTGTTCTTCGGCCTTCGTGGCGGGAAGAGCAACTTCGGTATCGTCACCGCGCTCGAGTTCGACCTGTTCCCGGTCACCACGCTCTACGGCGGCGCGATCATCTTCGACGGCCGCGACGCGGGACGGTTGCTGCACGCCTACCGCCGCTGGGTCAGGACCGTACCGGACGCGATGTCCTCGTCGGTGGCGCTGCTACGCCTGCCCGACCTGCCGCAGGTGCCGACGGCGCTGCGCGGCAAACTCGTCGCCAGTCTGCGCATCTCCTACACGGGGCGGCCGGACACCGGGGCCGCGCTGGTGCGGCCGCTGCGCGCGGTCGCCGTCCCAATGATCGACTCGGTCGCCGAGATGCCGTACGCGGCGTTCCCCGCCATCCACGGCGATCCGACGACGCCCACCCCCGCGTACGAACGCACCGGCCTGCTCCGCGAACTCGGCGCGGACACCGTCGACGCGCTGCTGTCGATCGCCGGACCGGGTCGCGACGTGCCGCTGGCCGCGGTCGAGATCCGGCATCTGGGCGGCGCACTGGCCCGGCCGCCCCGGCACCCGAACGCGGTCTCGCACCGGGACGCGGCGTTCACGCTCTTCATGGCCGGGGTCGGCGGCCCGGAGGCGGCGCCGGTGATCCGGAAGGCGGCCGCCGACGTCGTCCGCGTCCTGCGGCCGTGGAGCACCGGCGGCATGTACGTCAACTTCATGAACACCGACGACACCTCGGATCGATCGGTGCGCAGCGCCTACCGGCCCGACGTGTACCGCCGCCTCGAGGCGCTGAAGCGGCGCGTCGATCCCCGCAACACGTTCCGGTTGAACCACAACATCAAGCCTTGCTGA
- a CDS encoding AfsR/SARP family transcriptional regulator — protein sequence MPVEPQDPNHPAAGLRLAVLGPVRAWFGGTELDLGAPQQRSVMAMLVLREGTAVTADEIIAGMWGDDPPRTALTTIRTYVCRQRATLGRAGADRAVRIESASGGYALHVPPGTVDLSRFARHDTRGTIAARAADWRTVVAEKSAALGLCHGQPLANLPGRYVGNQRVRLEQHIMTARFDLLHARVNLGQHREVLPELTALAADQPLREDVQALLMTALYASGRVADALMQYQRARRTIVEELGVEPSVSLRQAQQRILVDDPSLVVAPVPPAAPARQRPPARPLPRRVVRRSHRRLSR from the coding sequence GTGCCCGTCGAACCGCAAGATCCGAATCACCCCGCCGCCGGCCTCCGATTGGCCGTGCTCGGCCCGGTCCGGGCCTGGTTCGGCGGTACCGAGCTGGACCTGGGCGCACCGCAGCAGCGCAGCGTGATGGCGATGCTCGTGTTGCGGGAAGGGACGGCGGTCACCGCCGACGAGATCATCGCCGGGATGTGGGGCGACGATCCACCCCGGACAGCGCTGACCACCATACGTACGTACGTCTGCCGGCAGCGCGCGACGCTCGGCCGGGCCGGTGCGGACCGGGCCGTCCGGATCGAATCGGCCAGTGGTGGCTACGCGCTGCACGTGCCGCCCGGCACCGTGGACCTGTCCCGCTTCGCGCGGCACGACACGCGTGGCACGATCGCGGCCCGCGCCGCCGACTGGCGCACCGTCGTCGCCGAGAAGAGCGCGGCGCTGGGGCTCTGCCACGGGCAGCCGCTGGCGAACCTGCCCGGTCGGTACGTGGGAAACCAGCGCGTCCGCCTGGAACAGCACATCATGACGGCCCGGTTCGACCTGCTCCACGCCCGGGTCAACCTCGGGCAGCACCGCGAGGTACTGCCCGAGTTGACCGCACTTGCCGCCGACCAGCCGCTGCGGGAGGACGTGCAGGCGCTGCTGATGACCGCGCTCTACGCCTCCGGCCGCGTCGCCGACGCGCTGATGCAGTACCAGCGCGCCCGCCGCACCATCGTCGAGGAACTGGGCGTCGAACCGAGCGTCTCGCTGCGTCAGGCCCAGCAGCGGATCCTCGTCGATGACCCGTCACTGGTCGTCGCGCCGGTACCGCCCGCCGCACCGGCGCGTCAGCGGCCACCGGCTCGCCCGCTGCCGCGTCGTGTGGTCCGGCGGTCGCATCGCCGGCTGTCGCGCTGA
- a CDS encoding LysR family transcriptional regulator, translated as MELRQLEYFVAVAEEGTFTRGARRVRVAQSAVSATVQKLERELGVPLFAREAGGVALTDAGTALLPEARALLSAERRARDTVDQVRGGLRGTVRMGTLVMIGARPASRGLLVLDLPQVLGRFHVTHPLVTFQLRTARRGSAGHLAALLAGDLDLALVGTVDRPDGIRLHRLGGVRLSLVCPLRHRLAGASSVSLADLADETWVDFPRQWGNRAMSDRAFAAAGVVRNVPFEAADQDTVLGLVRNGLGVALLPRTGVDDDEVAVVDVDDGDLDLPVSVAMPSDREPSAATAALLTSILRAAARPAPRRP; from the coding sequence ATGGAACTTCGCCAGCTGGAGTACTTCGTCGCCGTCGCCGAGGAGGGCACCTTCACCCGGGGCGCACGGCGGGTGCGCGTCGCCCAGTCCGCGGTGTCGGCGACCGTGCAGAAGCTGGAGCGCGAGCTCGGAGTGCCGCTGTTCGCCCGGGAGGCCGGCGGTGTGGCGCTCACCGACGCCGGCACCGCCCTGCTGCCGGAGGCCCGCGCGCTGCTCAGCGCGGAACGGCGGGCCCGGGACACCGTGGATCAGGTGCGGGGCGGGCTGCGCGGGACCGTGCGGATGGGGACGCTGGTGATGATCGGCGCCCGGCCCGCCTCGCGGGGCCTTCTCGTCCTCGACCTGCCGCAGGTGCTGGGCCGCTTCCATGTCACCCATCCGCTGGTCACGTTCCAGCTCCGGACGGCACGGCGCGGCTCGGCCGGCCACCTCGCCGCGTTGCTCGCCGGCGACCTCGACCTCGCGCTGGTGGGCACCGTCGACCGGCCGGACGGGATCCGGCTGCACCGGCTCGGCGGGGTACGGCTGTCCCTGGTGTGCCCGTTGCGGCACCGGCTGGCCGGCGCCAGCTCGGTGAGCCTGGCGGATCTCGCCGACGAGACGTGGGTCGACTTCCCGCGCCAGTGGGGCAACCGGGCGATGAGCGACCGGGCGTTCGCGGCCGCCGGTGTGGTGCGCAACGTGCCGTTCGAGGCCGCGGACCAGGACACCGTGCTCGGTCTGGTCCGTAACGGTCTGGGTGTGGCACTGCTGCCGCGCACCGGCGTCGACGACGACGAGGTCGCCGTCGTCGACGTGGACGACGGCGACCTCGATCTGCCGGTCTCGGTCGCGATGCCCAGCGACCGCGAGCCGTCGGCGGCCACCGCGGCTCTGCTCACCAGCATCCTGCGGGCCGCGGCCCGGCCCGCGCCGCGCCGGCCGTGA
- a CDS encoding MFS transporter gives MSGTTLVTTPAVRVSPGGGFWLTAYAFAIMMAFSAAPTPLYVIYQQRDGFGPFMVTAIFAVYAVGVVLSVFGGGHVSDWLGRRRVLIWALSISIASGLLFFLPGLAALLAGRFLSGIGVGLLTSTATAFLMELHLADRPAADRRRADLVATAANIGGIGLGPLLAGLLAEFVPYPLVVPFVVFEILLVIALLGVLAAPETVTRRHLPWRPQRVSVPAGDRGRYVAACLTAFASFAIFGLFTSLAPGFLVGVLGERSHAVAGLVTFSVFAAGVAGQLAMLRLSLQGALSAGFAALAVGLSALIAGIWLPAFAAFLAGGLLTGVGAGAAFKGAVATTLTLAEPHARGEALAGLFLIGYLGLALPVLGLGLAAQRWDPRAAVLLFAAGLTLLLVAAVRPLFRTSGAR, from the coding sequence GTGTCCGGCACCACCCTGGTCACCACCCCCGCCGTTCGGGTCTCGCCCGGTGGCGGGTTCTGGCTGACCGCGTACGCATTCGCGATCATGATGGCGTTCTCCGCCGCGCCGACCCCGCTCTACGTCATCTATCAGCAGCGCGACGGGTTCGGCCCGTTCATGGTGACGGCGATCTTCGCCGTCTACGCGGTCGGCGTGGTGCTGAGCGTGTTCGGCGGCGGTCACGTGTCGGACTGGCTCGGCCGGCGCCGCGTGCTGATCTGGGCACTGTCCATCAGCATCGCCTCCGGCCTGCTGTTCTTCCTGCCCGGCCTGGCCGCCCTGCTCGCCGGCCGGTTCCTGTCCGGCATCGGCGTGGGCCTGCTCACCTCCACGGCGACCGCCTTCCTGATGGAGTTGCACCTCGCGGACCGCCCCGCGGCGGACCGCCGTCGTGCCGACCTGGTCGCGACGGCGGCGAACATCGGCGGCATCGGCCTCGGCCCGCTGCTGGCGGGTCTGCTCGCCGAGTTCGTCCCGTACCCGCTGGTCGTGCCGTTCGTGGTGTTCGAGATCCTGCTCGTGATCGCGCTGCTCGGCGTGCTCGCCGCACCGGAGACCGTGACCCGTCGGCACCTGCCCTGGCGCCCGCAGCGGGTGTCGGTGCCGGCCGGCGACCGGGGCAGGTATGTCGCGGCCTGCCTCACCGCGTTCGCGTCCTTCGCGATCTTCGGGCTGTTCACCTCACTGGCGCCCGGCTTCCTCGTCGGCGTGCTCGGCGAACGCTCCCACGCGGTCGCCGGCCTGGTCACGTTCTCCGTGTTCGCCGCCGGGGTCGCCGGCCAGCTCGCCATGCTGCGCCTGAGCCTGCAAGGGGCGCTCAGCGCCGGGTTCGCGGCGCTGGCGGTGGGCCTGAGCGCGCTGATCGCCGGGATCTGGCTGCCGGCCTTCGCCGCCTTCCTCGCCGGTGGGCTGCTGACCGGCGTCGGTGCCGGCGCCGCGTTCAAGGGGGCGGTGGCGACCACGCTGACTCTCGCCGAGCCGCACGCCCGGGGCGAGGCGCTCGCCGGGCTGTTCCTGATCGGCTACCTCGGCCTGGCACTGCCGGTGCTCGGCCTCGGCCTCGCGGCACAGCGCTGGGACCCGCGCGCCGCGGTGCTGCTCTTCGCCGCCGGGCTCACGCTCCTGCTGGTGGCGGCGGTGCGGCCGCTGTTCCGGACATCCGGGGCGCGATGA
- a CDS encoding amidohydrolase family protein translates to MSRKLIRGGHVLSMDPAIGDHPHGDVLIEGGVIVEVGTGLDVTDAEFIDANGMVVMPGLVDTHRHTWQGALAQIATDWTLNEYFTQLLGRFSPLFTPDDVRAGTVFGALEALDSGVTTLFDWAHVMNTPEHADASVQALRDSGIRAVFGHSIPTSDPSWYYASTRRHPDDVRRLATRYFNTTDQLVTLALALRGPEMSTIDTVADDLALARDLGVRSSMHVGIGLLGGQRAITQLHDHGLLGPDLIFLHANTSTDDELKLVADTGGHASVSARVEMMMGHGFPATGRLLEAGIRPSLSVDVVAGVPANFFDEMRAVLEAERLRRYDRLLARGEQPASVPLTSRQAIEFATVEGARTLGLEDRIGTLTPGKRADVILVDTSRSAVRLAGRDVTAAVVSADARDVDTVLVDGEFRKYHGVMMGSDMASVRQRAETSRDRLLATLSA, encoded by the coding sequence ATGTCCCGCAAACTCATCCGCGGCGGCCACGTGCTGTCCATGGACCCCGCGATCGGTGACCACCCGCACGGCGACGTCCTGATCGAGGGCGGTGTCATCGTCGAGGTCGGCACCGGGCTCGACGTGACCGACGCCGAGTTCATCGACGCGAACGGCATGGTCGTCATGCCCGGCCTCGTCGACACCCACCGGCACACCTGGCAGGGCGCGCTCGCGCAGATCGCCACGGACTGGACGCTCAACGAGTACTTTACCCAGCTGCTCGGCCGCTTCTCACCGCTGTTCACGCCCGACGACGTGCGGGCCGGCACCGTCTTCGGCGCGCTGGAGGCGCTGGACAGCGGGGTGACCACGCTGTTCGACTGGGCGCACGTCATGAACACCCCGGAGCACGCGGACGCGTCCGTGCAGGCGCTGCGCGACTCCGGCATCCGGGCGGTCTTCGGCCACAGCATCCCCACCTCGGACCCGTCCTGGTACTACGCCAGCACCCGCCGGCACCCCGACGACGTCCGCCGGCTGGCCACACGGTACTTCAACACCACGGACCAGTTGGTCACGCTGGCGCTGGCCCTGCGCGGCCCGGAGATGTCCACGATCGACACCGTCGCCGACGACCTGGCGCTCGCCCGCGACCTCGGCGTGCGCTCGTCGATGCACGTCGGGATCGGGCTGCTCGGCGGTCAGCGAGCGATCACCCAGCTGCACGACCACGGGCTGCTCGGCCCCGACCTGATCTTCCTGCACGCCAACACCTCCACCGACGACGAGCTGAAGCTGGTGGCGGACACCGGCGGCCACGCCTCGGTCTCCGCGCGGGTGGAGATGATGATGGGGCACGGCTTCCCGGCCACCGGCCGGCTCCTGGAGGCCGGTATCCGGCCGTCGCTGTCGGTCGACGTGGTCGCCGGCGTGCCGGCCAACTTCTTCGACGAGATGCGCGCCGTGCTGGAGGCGGAACGGCTGCGCCGGTACGACCGGCTGCTCGCCCGCGGCGAGCAGCCGGCCTCGGTGCCGCTGACCAGCCGGCAGGCGATCGAGTTCGCCACCGTCGAGGGCGCCCGCACGTTGGGGCTCGAGGACCGGATCGGCACGCTCACCCCCGGCAAGCGCGCCGACGTCATCCTGGTCGACACGTCCCGCTCCGCCGTGCGGCTCGCCGGCCGGGACGTCACCGCCGCGGTCGTCTCCGCGGACGCGCGGGACGTGGACACCGTGCTGGTCGACGGCGAGTTCCGTAAGTACCACGGCGTCATGATGGGCAGCGACATGGCGTCGGTGCGGCAGCGGGCGGAGACCTCACGCGACCGGTTGCTGGCCACGCTGTCGGCCTGA
- a CDS encoding phenylacetate--CoA ligase family protein translates to MQDPAMPAGDLPVLELFRDVAGTVPAYRRFLHDQGVDPATVRDPAAVPLMTKAGYLERYPLAERCRGGRLDTASVVALSSGSSGKAMVWPRTAGDEEPVTARFAQVFGDGFQARSRRTLAVVCFALGNWVGGMYTVAACRRLADDGWPVTVATPGNNVDEIVRVIEELGGSYDQTVLLGYPPFVKNVIDAGRAWGVDWPAYRVKLVLAGEAFSEQWRDLMADRAGIDDPVSGVASLYGTADAGVLGNETPLSVRVRRFLDRRPDIASPLFGDSRLPTLVQYDPADRRFEPGPGRTLTFSADGTVPLVRYHIADEGGVLPHGELLGLCRAHGFDPGDGPDLPFVYVFGRSMFTVSFFGANVYPENVTAGLERPPVSDWATGRFVLSTAEDADRDRVLSVVVELAAGEKPSAPRERAAGQAIRAELLRLNSEFAHYVPADRQTPRIELRPAGDPEFFPAGVKHRYTRGHRGSR, encoded by the coding sequence ATGCAGGATCCCGCTATGCCCGCCGGTGACCTCCCGGTCCTGGAGCTGTTCCGGGACGTGGCCGGCACCGTCCCGGCCTACCGGCGCTTCCTCCACGACCAGGGGGTCGATCCGGCCACCGTACGTGACCCGGCCGCGGTCCCGCTGATGACCAAGGCCGGTTACCTGGAGCGGTACCCGCTGGCCGAGCGGTGCCGCGGCGGCCGGCTCGACACGGCGTCGGTGGTGGCGCTGTCGTCCGGCTCGTCCGGGAAGGCGATGGTGTGGCCGCGCACGGCCGGCGACGAGGAGCCGGTCACGGCACGGTTCGCGCAGGTCTTCGGCGACGGCTTCCAAGCGCGGTCGCGCCGTACGCTCGCCGTGGTGTGCTTCGCCCTCGGCAACTGGGTGGGTGGCATGTACACCGTGGCGGCCTGCCGTCGCCTGGCGGACGACGGCTGGCCGGTCACCGTGGCGACGCCGGGCAACAACGTCGACGAGATCGTGCGGGTGATCGAGGAACTCGGCGGCTCGTACGACCAGACCGTCCTGCTGGGCTACCCGCCGTTCGTCAAGAACGTGATCGACGCGGGCCGGGCCTGGGGCGTCGACTGGCCGGCGTACCGCGTCAAACTCGTCCTGGCCGGCGAGGCCTTCAGCGAGCAGTGGCGGGACCTGATGGCCGACCGGGCCGGGATCGACGACCCGGTCAGCGGTGTGGCGTCGCTGTACGGCACGGCGGACGCCGGCGTGCTCGGCAACGAGACGCCGTTGAGCGTGCGCGTCCGCCGGTTCCTGGACCGGCGTCCGGACATCGCGTCGCCGCTGTTCGGCGACTCCCGGCTGCCTACCCTCGTGCAGTACGACCCGGCGGATCGCCGGTTCGAGCCGGGCCCGGGCCGGACGCTGACGTTCAGCGCCGACGGCACGGTCCCGCTGGTGCGCTACCACATCGCCGACGAGGGCGGCGTGCTGCCGCACGGCGAACTCCTCGGGCTGTGCCGCGCGCACGGGTTCGATCCGGGTGACGGACCGGACCTGCCGTTCGTGTACGTCTTCGGCCGGTCGATGTTCACCGTGTCGTTCTTCGGCGCCAACGTCTACCCGGAGAACGTCACGGCCGGCCTGGAGCGGCCACCGGTCAGCGACTGGGCGACCGGCCGGTTCGTGCTGAGTACGGCCGAGGACGCCGATCGTGACCGGGTGCTGTCCGTGGTGGTCGAGCTCGCGGCCGGGGAGAAGCCGTCGGCACCGCGGGAGCGGGCCGCCGGTCAGGCGATCCGCGCCGAGCTGCTGCGGCTCAACAGCGAGTTCGCGCACTACGTGCCGGCCGACCGGCAGACCCCCCGGATCGAACTGCGCCCGGCCGGCGATCCGGAGTTCTTCCCCGCCGGGGTCAAGCACCGCTACACCCGTGGCCATCGCGGATCTCGATGA
- a CDS encoding AfsR/SARP family transcriptional regulator, translated as MTVSDLRPASSRTRLHVVRPAVQPEWRFAVLGRVRAWRSGREVEIGSPQQRATLAMLVLREGASATLDELIGGLWGEEPPSAAVGTVRTYLSRLRRVLSPERQDGLILSGRSGYRLPLDRAELDFVRFRGMVAEATAASAERRFADAARRLTDGLALFDGTALAGVPGPYAGAQRGRIEQLRGTADEDRLAADIEQGRYATALADLLLRIAAEPMRERLRELQMLALWRDGRQAEALVAFQHARAVLATELGVDPGPGLRRLHAEILANDTPVESGGPRSRVPAQVPAPPSDFIGRTALVNRIAASLDRPGTMPVVGVAGLPGSGRTAVAGMVAQRVSHLFPDGALYADLGSDPAGPGEVLAGWLRALGVPGSAVPAALSERAACWRTVLAGRRVLVVVDGAAGDTVLGPLLPATPGCAVLFTTGRISTVTAGADWHRLGAFTPAEALDYLGRRIGRDRVAAQPAAATRLVVSRGCQPLALRALATRLAARPAWTLAEAADRLHADDDAAELYRRLDPVRESLGCVAADVLATTAGAAGDTVTASQVAYLLGLVERDAEAALDELAERLLVEALQPGRYGVDRLIRRYASLRRAPDVVRRLVATGGVADAVA; from the coding sequence ATGACAGTCAGTGATCTACGGCCCGCCTCGTCGCGGACCAGGCTCCACGTCGTACGGCCGGCGGTGCAACCGGAGTGGCGGTTCGCCGTCCTCGGGCGGGTGCGGGCGTGGCGGTCGGGCCGAGAGGTCGAGATCGGTTCGCCGCAGCAGCGTGCGACGCTGGCCATGCTGGTCCTGCGCGAGGGCGCATCGGCGACATTGGACGAACTGATCGGTGGGTTGTGGGGCGAGGAACCCCCGTCCGCCGCGGTCGGGACCGTGCGCACCTATCTGTCCAGGCTCCGGCGGGTGTTGTCCCCGGAGCGCCAGGACGGCCTGATCCTGTCCGGGCGCAGCGGGTACCGTCTGCCGCTGGACCGGGCGGAACTGGACTTCGTCCGGTTCCGCGGGATGGTCGCCGAGGCCACGGCCGCGTCCGCCGAACGGCGTTTCGCGGACGCGGCACGCCGGCTGACCGACGGTCTCGCCCTCTTCGACGGCACGGCGCTGGCGGGGGTCCCGGGACCGTACGCCGGTGCACAGCGCGGCCGGATCGAACAGTTGCGCGGTACGGCAGACGAGGATCGTCTCGCCGCCGACATCGAGCAGGGCCGGTACGCCACCGCCCTGGCCGACCTGCTCCTGCGCATCGCCGCCGAGCCGATGCGCGAGCGCCTGCGCGAACTGCAGATGCTGGCCCTGTGGCGCGACGGCCGTCAGGCCGAGGCGCTGGTCGCGTTCCAGCACGCACGAGCCGTCCTCGCCACCGAGCTCGGCGTCGACCCGGGCCCCGGGCTCCGCCGGCTGCACGCCGAGATCCTCGCCAACGACACACCCGTCGAGAGCGGCGGTCCTCGGTCTCGCGTGCCGGCACAGGTGCCCGCCCCGCCATCCGACTTCATCGGCCGCACCGCGCTGGTGAACCGGATCGCGGCGTCGCTCGACCGGCCCGGCACGATGCCGGTGGTCGGCGTGGCGGGCCTGCCGGGCAGCGGACGAACCGCCGTGGCCGGCATGGTCGCGCAGCGGGTATCGCACCTCTTCCCGGACGGCGCGCTCTACGCCGACCTCGGCAGCGACCCGGCCGGGCCGGGGGAGGTGCTGGCCGGATGGCTGCGGGCGCTGGGCGTCCCGGGGTCCGCCGTCCCGGCCGCCCTGTCCGAACGGGCGGCCTGCTGGCGCACCGTGCTGGCCGGCCGGCGGGTACTGGTGGTCGTCGACGGTGCGGCCGGCGACACCGTACTCGGTCCGCTGCTGCCGGCGACTCCCGGCTGCGCGGTGCTGTTCACCACCGGCCGGATCAGCACCGTCACGGCCGGCGCCGACTGGCACCGGCTCGGCGCGTTCACCCCGGCCGAGGCACTGGACTACCTGGGCCGGCGGATCGGCCGTGACCGGGTGGCCGCACAGCCCGCCGCCGCGACCCGGCTGGTCGTCTCCCGGGGATGTCAGCCGCTCGCGCTGCGTGCCCTGGCCACCCGGCTCGCCGCACGCCCGGCCTGGACGCTGGCGGAGGCGGCGGACCGCCTGCACGCCGATGACGACGCCGCCGAACTGTATCGCCGGCTCGACCCGGTCCGGGAGTCCCTCGGCTGCGTCGCGGCCGACGTGCTGGCCACGACCGCCGGCGCCGCCGGCGACACGGTGACCGCGAGCCAGGTCGCCTACCTGCTGGGCTTGGTCGAGCGCGACGCGGAGGCGGCGCTGGACGAACTCGCCGAGCGACTGCTCGTCGAGGCGTTGCAGCCCGGCCGGTACGGCGTCGACCGGCTCATCCGGCGGTACGCGAGCCTGCGCCGGGCCCCGGACGTGGTGCGCCGGCTCGTCGCGACGGGCGGGGTCGCGGATGCGGTCGCCTGA